GCTGACGGTTATCGCGTTGCGCGCGCCCTTGAAGTAGCGCTGGCCGCGCGATCCGATGCCGGGCCAATCGACGTCGAACGCCGTTCGCTACGTTCGGAGCAAATGCGCTACGTCAAGGTGTATCTCGACGTTCCAATCGCAGAACTCGAAACGCGGATCGAGGCGCGCGTCGATGGGATGTTGGAGCAAGGGTTGATCGTGGAAGCCGAGCGGCTGGGTGACGACGTCGTCGCCGCGAGCGCGGTAGGCTACCCGCAAGCCAATGCATACTTGCGAGGTCAGGCGACGCGAAAGGAGCTGCGTATGCACCTGCTGCGAGCAACGCGCCGGTACGCAAAACGGCAAGAAACGTGGTTTCGCAGCGAGCCGGACGTCGAACGCGTGCGACCCGAGCACGCCAGGGAATTCGTCCTTGCTCGCCTGAAGGCGTGGGCATGAACGCGCGGCCGCAGCCTTTACAAGATGCCTATCTCGGCGAGGTCAAGCGACAAGCCGTTCCGGTTGTCGTGTACTTGATGAACGGCTTTCAGCTACGTGGGGTCGTGAAGGGCTTCGATCCGTTTACGATCGTTTTAGAGTACGAACGGAAGTCGCACCTCATCTATAAGCATGCAGTCTCGACCATTTCACCCGAGGGCCCGTTTGCGAGTCCGGCCTTTTCGGGTGAAGAAGAACGCGCGCGCGCCGGGTCTTAGGGAGCATGAACGTCCATCTGGAGCTCTTACATGGGGCTGAAAACGCCTTTGCGCTCCTCGATGACCGCGAGCCGGGTGAGCGTACGACCCCGGAATACGCCGGGATCGCGCGGGCCGTATTGGATACGGACGGCCTCCTCGTTTTGCTGCCTGCGCAAGCGGGCAGCGTTCGGATGCGGATGTTCAACCCGGACGGCGGTGAGGCTGAAATGTGCGGCAACGGCGTTCGCTGCGTCGCGCGCTATCTTGAAGAACGAAGCGAGGGCGATCGTTTTGTTGTCGAGACCTTAGCCGGTCCGATTGGCGCTCGCGTCGTCGACACCGCTCCTTACGCTGTGGAAACGAAGATGGGCGTACCCGTCGTCGGTGAGGAGAGCGAGCTTGAGGCGGCCGGGCAACGCTGGAAATTCATCAGCATCTCGGTCGGCAATCCACACGCTGTGATTTTCGTCGACGATCTCGATACAGTCGATCTTGCGAGGGTGGGACCTGCGATCGAGACGCATCCGCACTTTCCGGGCGGAACGAACGTGCACTTCGTCAAGGTTGCGGGGCGCTCGAAGTTGCAGGTGCTGCATTGGGAACGTGGCGCAGGCGCGACTCGCGCGTGCGGAACCGGAATCGTCGCGTGCGCGACCGCTGCGGTGCGCGAAGGTTTTGTCGGTGCGCCGGTTACCGTCATCGCGCCGGGCGGTACGCTTCGTGTCGCATGGACATTTGCGGGTGAAGCGATGTTGACGGGGCCGGTCGAGCACACGGGAGCGCGCGATCTCGTCGTAACGTGAGCCTGGGTCTCGCCTACACCGACAAGCGCGGTCGCATC
Above is a genomic segment from Candidatus Baltobacteraceae bacterium containing:
- the hfq gene encoding RNA chaperone Hfq, with the protein product MNARPQPLQDAYLGEVKRQAVPVVVYLMNGFQLRGVVKGFDPFTIVLEYERKSHLIYKHAVSTISPEGPFASPAFSGEEERARAGS
- the dapF gene encoding diaminopimelate epimerase; the protein is MNVHLELLHGAENAFALLDDREPGERTTPEYAGIARAVLDTDGLLVLLPAQAGSVRMRMFNPDGGEAEMCGNGVRCVARYLEERSEGDRFVVETLAGPIGARVVDTAPYAVETKMGVPVVGEESELEAAGQRWKFISISVGNPHAVIFVDDLDTVDLARVGPAIETHPHFPGGTNVHFVKVAGRSKLQVLHWERGAGATRACGTGIVACATAAVREGFVGAPVTVIAPGGTLRVAWTFAGEAMLTGPVEHTGARDLVVT